The segment AGCTCCTGAGCCTGTTTGGCAAGTTCCTCAAGTCCCTTTCTTATCTCTTCCTGTCGCGCTTTGGCTTCCTCTTCAGAGAGCTTTCCTGCCTCCTTCATGAGATTTTCTTCCATTCTGGCGAGGGCGTCGGATTTTTCGGAAAGATCCGAGAGTTTTTGCTCCTCAAGGAATCTCTCGAGCACCGACATCGCCTGCTCGAGCTGTCCTTCGAGATCGCGACTGAGCGAGCCTGTCTTAGCGAGTTCCTCCGCGAGTTTTTGAGGGTCATTCTTCAGGGCGCTTGCGAGTTCATCCAGGCGCGAGCGGAGTTCGGGAGGCATCATGTCGGCAAGCATCTTGCTGAGTGATGAGAGTTTGGCAAGCATCTCAGGGTCGCTGATGGCTCCCTCTCTCAGTTTCTCCAGGAACTGCCTCGCTTCCTGAGCGATGCTGTCCACTGAACCCATGAGGTTCTTCTGGGCTTCCAGTATCTCCTCAAGCCTTGCCTTTTCCTCCGGCGGCATGGTTTTATCCTGTTTGAGCTTGGACTCGATTCTCGATAGCTCCATTCCAAGCTCCTTCTGTTGTTCGCCGAGTGCTGATAGTCCTGAGGCAGTCTTGTTGCCGTATTCAGTCAGTTCGGAAAAAACCTCGTCCATACCGGGCAGTCTCAACCTGTAGGTTTTGCTTCGGCCCCATTTTGGCCCTGATACTGCATCGTTATCGGACACCTCCACGTAGTAGCTAATCTCGTCTCCAGGCAGCAGGTTTAGTCCGCTCAAATCCCATTTGTAGTACAAGGTATCCTCAACCTTTCCACGGGAACGGCCTATAGATATCATTTGTCCGTCAGTTGCCTGCATAACAAGCATCGCCTGGTCAAGGCCGTAATCGTCGAGCGCTTCTGCTCCCAGGTATAAAGACATGGATTTATCAAGAACGGCGTCCTTCCCCGGCATAAAAAGGTCTACAAGGGGAACCTGGTCGTGCTTCGCATTAACGTATATGCGCTGTTCCTTCCTTGAGCCTGTTCTATCCTCAAGAACAACAGCCGCATTCATTGAGTTCGTGAATCTAAAGCTCGCCATGAATCGTTTCCCGGAGACTTGTATCCGGGATGAACTGTCGCCATTCTGCAGATGAGCCTCATTGAGTTCTGAAGACGCCTCGCCTTCAAAATCTACCATGCTGCCCGGCAATGCCGAGATGTTGAAGTCATGGAATACAACAGGCTTTTCTCGCGTATAACCCGGAGGTGTTACAGTAAAAGTGACGTTTTTTATCTCAAAGGGCTCGTTCAGACCAAGGTAGACCTCTTTTGAACTCCTGCCCAGTCGGCTGAACCTGAGCTTTACATCACTATCCATCCTGATGTCGGCGGTTGCCAGCTTATCCTCGATTTTAACCTTCGATTTTGTGGTTTTAGCGTTGCTTGTCTGCTCGAGGATTACGTATCGCAGCCCTACAGGAGATACAATCCTTGCTTTTGCCTGGAATCTCGTCCCCCTTTCTAGAATTGTATCACCTGTAACAGACTCAATCCTCAAATCGAGGCTTCCTGGTGCAAACAAGGCATTCATGCCGAAGCAGAGTCTTCGAGGAGCGAGGATGAGGACCGAGAGGCTTAACGCAAACGAAGCGGCCAGGATGCCTAAAGACGCGTAAAAGCGCTTCTTTTCCCTGTCGGCGTTCAGATTTTTCGCTTCAAGAGCGGTTTCTATCCCTGTTAGATAATCGCCTTTGAGTTCTTCAGAATACACCTCCTTAGGGTTCCCTTTTTGCGAGATGTCTGCGGCCGTCGAAAGGCGATCCTTCCAGGTAATATCTCTCTCCTCGGCAGATATTGCCTCTTCGTACAAAGAAGGCTTTCGTATAATCAAAAGCAAGAAAAGACCGAGCGGTATCAATAATAAAAGATAGGGTAGGGGTGAGAACAGCATAAAGGAGCTAATGCTTGCCAGGAGTGCTGAAGCGACAAAAAGCACGAGAACGGCTAACATCTGGAGAGAATTCTTCCTCTTCCTGTAGTTGTCCAGTCTTGAAAGGAGTAGTCTACCTTGAGGCTTCACAATAAACCTCCTTGCAATCCCAGCCTTCCAGGCTGCCTGAAAGCTCGAAGTAACGATCTCCGCATCTCACCTTTATTAGACGCTCATATTCCCTAACGGTTTCATTGTAAACGTTTGCTTCAAGGACTATCTCGTCGACCGTAACCCGCTCCCCTTCGAGTATCAACTCTTTAGGGACCTCCTCGGCTTTATAGCCTTCGTAAAAGCATATCTTTATCACAGGGGATTATAGGTTCAGAGACCTTAACCGTCAAGCGGACTTTTCCCCAAAAGAACGCAGGAGACGTTCTTTTTGGGTATCCGAATCAGGTATGGATTCCGAGCAGACAGGTCGTGTTTGAGGTTACTCGTTAAGGTTAATTCTGCCAGACCGGCTCTTCCCATCAGGCGCCTCCAGCCCAAGAAATTACTTCGTATTTCTTGATTCAAGCCTGACATGAAAACGTATCTTTACATTGTTCCATGGGGTCGCAGTTATATCTCGCACCTTCTTGCTTCAGAGTCGTATGCTGTTGCACGAAAACAGCTCAGACAGTCAGATTAGCGTATGGTAAATTCTTGACTTTTTCTTAACCCTGGATAGCATGCGGAATGCGGAAAAGATCGTTCGGAGAGGGGGCATGATGCATAAACGCTCAAGAATCGTCCTTGCGAGCATTATTGGCGGCGTGCTTGTTCTTTCAGGACTAGCCCTCTTCTTCTACTGGAAGGGCTGGGTTCCGTTGTGGTGTTTTGTTCCTGTCGTGCTTTGTGAAACTATAGGCATCTGGGTTCTCGTGAGCGCCATAAGAAAGAATACTCTCTATATGAAGGAAGGAGTCGAAAAAAGATGCATAATCCGATTCGGAGCAGCCGTATTCCTCATCCTCTTCGGAGTTGGCCTCGCGCTTGCCGCCTTCAAACTGATTCCGGACATCGCGTGGGGGGTAGGCGTTCTTCTTATATCTCTTGGTGCAACATATATTTACAGAGCCGTTGTGCTTCCAAACTCCAACTCAAGTAAAAAAAATGCAGACGCAGAGTAGTCAGGCGCTAGGCCCCGAATATATGAGAAAACCCGGCTCAAGACTTTTTTTTGTTGACCTTTTCCGCTTGTTTGCGATTTTTTTGATGGTCCAGGGACACGTATTCAGGGCGCTTGCGAATGATGCAATCCAGAAGGGGCTTTTCTGGAGGATACACGAAACCGTTCACGGACTGACTGCGCCGCTGTTTCTTTTCGGCTCCGGTATGATATTCATGGTGGTAACGCGCGGCAGATGGGATGAATACCGCAAGTTCGGGGCAAAGACTTGGCAGAGGTTGAGGCGCTACATATACTTTCTCGTGATAGGCTACTGGCTACATCTTCCGTCCTTGAGTCTTTCAAAGACCATCCGAATGATGAATCCCGAACTCCTTGCAAGAATGACCGCCGTTGACGTTCTTCATATAATCTCAATCGGCCTCATCCTGCTCCATCTCATCTGCATGCTGCTGGGTCGTCCCAGGAGGGCTATGTGGGTGCTTTTGCCCCTGGGTGTGGCGTGTCTGGCTCTCGCTCCTTTAGTCCGACCGTTAAATCTTCCAGGTCCTTCGCCGCTTGTATCGTGGCTCACTACCCAGTACGGTTCCAACTTCACGATTCTTCCATGGTGGGGATACATCTTATTCGGAGCGTGCTTCGGAATCCTTTTTCCCGAGTCGGGCAAGCTGAAGGATGAGCGAAGGTACATCATCATCGCCATCATTTCGGGTGTAGCTTGTTTCATAATAGGGTTCGTCGTCTCGCTCATGATAGGCAGGCCGTTCGGGATAGGCTCTCCGAACAAACCAGAGCAGGTTCTCGCGAACATAGGCGGTGTGCTTTTAGTGATAAGCATTGCGTGGCTTCTCGAAAGGGTCGGTTTCGCCAAGAAGATTAGAAAGGCATTCTTCCTGAGCGAAGAGACCTTGATAGTCTATGTCATACATCTCATGCTTCTGTACGGATCGGTACTCTCGCCAGGGATCGCTACCTTTATAGGCCCTACCCTGGGGATGCCGATGCTGCTTCTCGTGTTCACGCTCATCTCCGCTCTTACTGTTGCCTTCACATGGGGGTGGCACTGGGTAAAGAAGGAGAACCTTAAGGTTCTGAGGATCATTCAGCTTGCGATGACTGCTTTGTTCATTATTACCTACCTGGTAAGCCCCGTATGAATGAAACTTGTCTTTTTTGGCAGGGCGAAGGATGGGGAGTAAGAGTACTCTACTCCTCCGCCGGCGTTGCAACATCCATTCTTGTAACCTCGAAGAAAGGCGGATCGCTGCTCATGGATGCTGGAGACGGCACGCTGAGGGATCTTGTATCCTTGAACTGCGACTTCCGCTCGCTCTCAGCCGTCCTCATATCTCACGGTCACTTCGATCATATCGGCGGTATTCACTCCCTCTTAGGCTTCATGCGGATGATAGGCCGGAGCGAAGAACTTGTCATAGCTATGCCGAAGGGAGCCAGAGAACCGCCTGCAATACTCGACGCGTTCGAGTCTCTCTACTCAAATACGATGCCTTTCAAAGTCGTCCGGCATGAAGTCGAGGATTCAAGGTCTTTGAAGTTCGCAGAGATTATAATCAAATCCTTCAAGGTTGTACACTCCGGAAGCACGAGTCAGGGAATCGGCCAGGAACTCCCTGCGGTCGGCTACGAGCTCTTCTTTGCTAATCAGAGAATAGTTTATACGGGCGATGCGGGTCTTGGCTCGAATCTTGAACCCCGAATCAACGGTGCGGATCTTTTACTCATCGAAGCGACACTGGATAAGCCGGGAGGAGAGAGCGAACGGAGGGTACACCTCTCACTCGAATCCTCAGAAAGGCTTGCAAGGCTCGCAAAGAGGGCGTTCATCATCCACAGGGTTCGCTGCAAAGAACCCCTCGATATCCAAGGTTGATGAGAGTCTTTTCTCCTCAAGATATTGACGGGTATTGACTTACCCTGGAATGAGAATAAACTGTTTGGAAAAATTGAAATCATGGAGGCAAAGTCATGAATAAAATTTACCTTGCTCTAGGGCTAGTATTCATCTCATCCATGTTAAATGCCGGAAAAGTAACACCGTGTGCGATGTATTCGCTTGAGGATACCCTTGTGACCCCGAATGCGGTTCCCGGTCGCGTTTCATCCAACGGTCTCTACTTCATCGGTGGCTTCTCGAACGAGAACGGTGAGGAGTTGCTGTATCTGTGGAAGCGTTCGACGCTCGATGCGGCGTGGTCGGAACCCATTCTCCTTAAGGGCGAGATCAATG is part of the bacterium genome and harbors:
- a CDS encoding DUF1624 domain-containing protein, translated to MRKPGSRLFFVDLFRLFAIFLMVQGHVFRALANDAIQKGLFWRIHETVHGLTAPLFLFGSGMIFMVVTRGRWDEYRKFGAKTWQRLRRYIYFLVIGYWLHLPSLSLSKTIRMMNPELLARMTAVDVLHIISIGLILLHLICMLLGRPRRAMWVLLPLGVACLALAPLVRPLNLPGPSPLVSWLTTQYGSNFTILPWWGYILFGACFGILFPESGKLKDERRYIIIAIISGVACFIIGFVVSLMIGRPFGIGSPNKPEQVLANIGGVLLVISIAWLLERVGFAKKIRKAFFLSEETLIVYVIHLMLLYGSVLSPGIATFIGPTLGMPMLLLVFTLISALTVAFTWGWHWVKKENLKVLRIIQLAMTALFIITYLVSPV
- a CDS encoding ribonuclease Z codes for the protein MNETCLFWQGEGWGVRVLYSSAGVATSILVTSKKGGSLLMDAGDGTLRDLVSLNCDFRSLSAVLISHGHFDHIGGIHSLLGFMRMIGRSEELVIAMPKGAREPPAILDAFESLYSNTMPFKVVRHEVEDSRSLKFAEIIIKSFKVVHSGSTSQGIGQELPAVGYELFFANQRIVYTGDAGLGSNLEPRINGADLLLIEATLDKPGGESERRVHLSLESSERLARLAKRAFIIHRVRCKEPLDIQG